Part of the Sulfobacillus acidophilus DSM 10332 genome, ATTCGGGTGGCCCGATCTGGTTTTCTTGGTAGTGCTCATTATTGTGGCCGCTATCGATGTGGATGAACGCATCATTCCAAATCGCTGGGTCGTTGGGTTGTTGGCCCTCGGAATATACCTGCACAGTCTAGAGGGGCATTGGTTGAATGCCGCCCTGACCGCCGGAGGCACGGGGCTCTTCTTTGGTCTGGCGCATGTGCTCACGCGTGGCGGGCTTGGGTTCGGGGATGTGAAGCTCGCATTGGCGGAAGCGTGGATTTTGGGATATCCGGCGATTGTCTTAGGGCTCACCGTGGGATTGATAACGGCAGCCGTCGTATCCCTTGGCCTTTTGGCGTTCCGTCGGGTCACGGTCAAATCGACGATTCCATTTGGCCCGTTTCTGGCTGTGGGCGGAATGGTGGGGCTTTTGGCAATCCGGCCTTTTTAGGGGTTATGGGTGTAATTGTGAGCAACATAATCAACAGCCTCCCGGTTGCACAAGGTAGGCGACGTTGGTAGTCGGGGGAGGAGGATTGGTCCACTTGGTCGTTTCATCATAAGGGGAACCGGTGGGTTCGGTGGTCGTCGTACCATTTGGGGGTTGGGGTGTTTCTACCATCATTTGATACGTCTCGGTAATTTCCATTTGGGTGGGCAACAAGCCGGGAATGGGCAGCACCGGACGATAGGGATATGCTACCGTCAAAAGAATGTTATTTTGCTGGGCGTTAAATTGATTGCCAATAATGGCTGCGTAGGAAATAACCGGGATGGGCGAACTGCCCATCATAGTTGTCAACCATGGCTGGTCATGGTTGATTTGGTCATCCACCATGCCATACACTGTAGGCAAATTTCCTGAAGCTAACTGGCTTGTCGCAGAATCGCCAGGGCATCCTAACGAATCGCCCACAGAGGCCGCACGAGTCCCAATACGTACGGCTTGTTGAATGGTGCTAATGGCATTGATATAGAGGCCGTACGAGATAATACTAAACAATATAAGGAGTACTAAAGGTAAAACTAAGGCGGTTTCAATTAACGCTTGGCCTCGTCGCCATAAAACACAAGAATTATTGGATAAGTGCGACCTGCCGATACGGGATTGTCGCCACTTGTGTCGGATCATATTGGACAATTCCAGCTCCCCCTAAGTCTACCTGGTATCCTATCACGGCTCCTTGGACAATATCTGCGCCGCTAAGAGATATTGTTCCGGTTGGAGCATATAGAATTCCAATTATGTTATGGGCACCACGAATGGTGATATTTTCCGAAACGTTTGGGGATGACACAGGAGGCAATGCAGCTAGACACACGCCGAGACCATTAATATCGGTGCCAAAACTGGCGGCACCGTGAATAGTAATACTTCCTCCAATTGCTACGATGGAGCTGGGGCCAACGATAGCGCCGTCAATATTCACGTTGCCGTAGACCACCCAGTTTCCAGAAAATTGGGTAGCCCCATTAAATGTTAAACCTGTAGGATTTGAAGGTGACCCAATGACCTGTGTAGCTCCGTTTGTTAATACTTGGGCTGACCAGAGAGGCATGGGAATTTGGGAGACGAAACTAGACGTGCCTCCACTGCATCCACCCACTCCATCCACCACCACATTACTGCTAGCAGAGCACGCTCCTTGGACTATAGTAGCCCCCCTAAGTACAAGGCCGTTATTTGAGTGGACATTTGCGGCCGATGTTTGCCCAAAAGCCGTTTGAATGATATTGGCACCATGAATCGTCAATGGGGGGTCGGTAAGGTTGGAATCACCCTGAAAGACCGCATAATCAAATGCAGGCCCAGGTCCATATGTAGCAACTGCCTTAGCACGTATGGTAAACGTTTTATATCCAAACAACGCGGCAAATGAGCCAGGAACCTTAGCTTCGGCGGATGCGACGACCGTGTAGGGAGGATTAGATTGGGTGACTATCATGGGATTAACGGCTTGAGGGTCATCTTGAATGATGAGATTTGCTTGATCATTCGGTGCATTGATATCCATCGTCGTCATTTCTTGAGCACCTGCTAACGCCGCAGCATCCACTGCCGCCTGCAACTTCTGTTGGGCGAAGAACACGCTACCGATCGTTAAACCAAGGCCGACCAAGCCAAGGAGAACCAAAAGAAAGAGCACCGTAAGCGGAACAACTTGCCCACTCTTTGGCATCAAGCAGTTCAAACTTTGAAACAGGTTCTTCATAATTCTTCTTGTGTTGCGCATTTATCTCGACCCCAATACCACGGACTGAGTGAATCTTCCGCCGAAACGAACATCAAAATCCATTTAAACCATATCGCAGTAGTCTTTATAACATGGGTTGGAGTACCGGAAAAGCGATCCATCAAGGGAAATTTTTGTATTAAGATACCTAGGTTGGATAAGGGCGTTGGTCACCTTTTATCAATGTATTTACGGTGTGAGCGTTTCAAATTGGGATTGATCATAGGGTTGGGGCGGTATGGCGCGACTGTGAGGCGACTCAAGGGCGGCGGTCATGGCAGTGGCATTTTGTTCCGCATACACCAATGCTTCAACTTGAGCTGGTGACAAGGCCACAATGAGATTTAATCCTTGACCAACCGTCGACGTGGCTGACGGGGTTAAAGAGCCATTCACCGCCAATACTTTTAAGTGATTTAAGAAATCAGCAATAACCTTATCCCCATTCGGTTTGGTGGTCGATATAAACAATGCTACCGTATCACCTGGTTGAATAAGGCCATCCACGGCACTGGTGGCGTTTAAGGGAACGTCGATCGCCATATCCCCTGGTGCAATGCGCGCCGCAATGATATTGGCCGATTTAGGAAAAAAAACGGCGGATTGCACCAGGGGCATACCGGGCGAGATGGCTTCCATGGTCCAAGCCCCCGTTAATGACTGGACATTTTGAAAAGCCCCGGTTGGAATCGCTGAGGCAGGAAACATCACCGTTTTGACGAGATTTGGGGTGATCGGCGTATAGGCCGAAATGGGTTGGGTTGCAACTAACACAGCGATTGTGGGAATTTGTGTTTTGGCCACGTCCTGACGGATGACTTGATGGACATAACGAACGGATATCCAGGTCGCCAGACCGATGGCCACAATACCTGCAAATAACCACCGGTTGATGCGTAAGAACGTGGTGATCCGTTCGACTTGAATCATCTCGCCCATCACCTCGTTGCCCAAATTTATCTGATACGCTTAGACTTTAGGCGCCATTAACGGTATTGGCGATGTTACCAATCGTGTTACTCACGCTGCCACCCAAGAAGTGCAATACTGCGATGACTACAATGGCGATTAAGGCCAGAATTAAGGCATACTCAACTAAGGCCTGTCCCTCCTGTTTCATGAATCGTCGGGTAAGCCAATTCCAAATGCGGGGCATGAATATCCTCCTCCTCTACAAAGCATGCGACAAACTTCCATTCTCATGGTAATCAGATTATGATTTAACTCCAAATATTAAGCCGGATATAATCAAGGGAGCTTTGGTTAAATGGAAATTACGTCGCAAGTTATGCATGCGTCATCGGTTATGATGAAAAGAAGAGACCTAGCATCGAAAAGGAGGCCCAGGAATGTCACTGCGGAGTCGGATGCGCGGGTTGGCTCCTGGCGCATCGCAAGCCTTTAAAGCGATGAAAATGCCCCAACCACTAAATACCCCGACGTTGGATTATCTGAGTGATAATTTCTTGACCTTAAAACAAAGGGTTCAAGATGCCTTATTGATGCAAGTCGACCAACCTGAAACGCTTTCGCGAGACGAATTGCATCGAATGATTCAAGGGTTGGTCGACCGGGAATCCGACATTTCGCCACTCGAAAAAGATGCGGTGGTACGGATTTTGGTCGATGAAATTTTAGGATATGGCCCTATTCAGCCTCTACTGGACGACCCGGGAATTTCCGAAATTATGATTAATGGTCCTCGAGATGTCTATGTTGAACAACAGGGTGAAGTAAGAAAAACGCCGGTGGTTTTTCGAGACGAAGCCCACCTACGAGCCGTGCTGGAGAAAATGTTAGCGTTTACCGGCCGCCGAGTCGATGAAACGCATCCCATGGTTGACGCCCGATTGCCCGATGGTTCGCGACTGAATGCCATTTTGCGGCCGGTGGCGGTGTCTGGCGATTCGATTACTATCCGTAAGTTTTCCCAGGACCCCTTGGGATTGACCCAGCTGGTGGAAATGGGAACGCTGGCGCCATTTATGGCGGAGTTTCTTGAAGCCGCTGTCCGGGGAAAGCTCAACATTGTGGTATCAGGTGGCACCGGATCCGGGAAGACCACGACGTTGAACGCCTTGTCAGCGTTTATTGGACCAACCGAACGCATTGTGACCATTGAAGATGCGGCCGAATTGCAGCTTATGCAAGTCCATAAGGTCCGTCTGGAAGCTCGTCCTGCGAACATGGAGGGACGGGGCGAGGTCACCATTCGTGATTTAGTTCGCAATGCCCTTCGAATGCGCCCTGATCGGATTATCGTCGGCGAGGTGCGGGGTGGTGAAGCCTTAGATATGTTACAGGCGATGAATACCGGTCATGAAGGAAGTTTGACAACAGTCCATGCCAATAGCCCGCGGGATTGCCTAGCCCGTATTGAAACAATGGTATTGATGGCGGGAATGGAACTTCCCTTAGCCGCGATTCGCACTCAAGT contains:
- a CDS encoding TadE family protein (PFAM: TadE-like protein~InterPro IPR012495~KEGG: tmr:Tmar_1212 TadE family protein~PFAM: TadE-like), whose protein sequence is MIRHKWRQSRIGRSHLSNNSCVLWRRGQALIETALVLPLVLLILFSIISYGLYINAISTIQQAVRIGTRAASVGDSLGCPGDSATSQLASGNLPTVYGMVDDQINHDQPWLTTMMGSSPIPVISYAAIIGNQFNAQQNNILLTVAYPYRPVLPIPGLLPTQMEITETYQMMVETPQPPNGTTTTEPTGSPYDETTKWTNPPPPTTNVAYLVQPGGC
- a CDS encoding Flp pilus assembly protein CpaB (PFAM: SAF domain~TIGRFAM: Flp pilus assembly protein CpaB~COGs: COG3745 Flp pilus assembly protein CpaB~InterPro IPR017592:IPR013974~KEGG: aco:Amico_1202 Flp pilus assembly protein CpaB~PFAM: SAF domain~SPTR: Flp pilus assembly protein CpaB;~TIGRFAM: Pilus assembly, Flp-type CpaB) — protein: MIQVERITTFLRINRWLFAGIVAIGLATWISVRYVHQVIRQDVAKTQIPTIAVLVATQPISAYTPITPNLVKTVMFPASAIPTGAFQNVQSLTGAWTMEAISPGMPLVQSAVFFPKSANIIAARIAPGDMAIDVPLNATSAVDGLIQPGDTVALFISTTKPNGDKVIADFLNHLKVLAVNGSLTPSATSTVGQGLNLIVALSPAQVEALVYAEQNATAMTAALESPHSRAIPPQPYDQSQFETLTP
- a CDS encoding type II secretion system protein E (PFAM: Type II/IV secretion system protein~COGs: COG4962 Flp pilus assembly protein ATPase CpaF~InterPro IPR001482~KEGG: tmr:Tmar_1208 type II secretion system protein E~PFAM: Type II secretion system protein E~SPTR: Type II secretion system protein E); the protein is MSLRSRMRGLAPGASQAFKAMKMPQPLNTPTLDYLSDNFLTLKQRVQDALLMQVDQPETLSRDELHRMIQGLVDRESDISPLEKDAVVRILVDEILGYGPIQPLLDDPGISEIMINGPRDVYVEQQGEVRKTPVVFRDEAHLRAVLEKMLAFTGRRVDETHPMVDARLPDGSRLNAILRPVAVSGDSITIRKFSQDPLGLTQLVEMGTLAPFMAEFLEAAVRGKLNIVVSGGTGSGKTTTLNALSAFIGPTERIVTIEDAAELQLMQVHKVRLEARPANMEGRGEVTIRDLVRNALRMRPDRIIVGEVRGGEALDMLQAMNTGHEGSLTTVHANSPRDCLARIETMVLMAGMELPLAAIRTQVASAIDLIIHQARLLDGSRRILQVTEVVGMENGVITTQDLFQFEQHGVDEAGRVMGRFVANGIRPRNADKLRARGIDLPSQIFGGD
- a CDS encoding Flp/Fap pilin component (PFAM: Flp/Fap pilin component~InterPro IPR007047~KEGG: chl:Chy400_1423 Flp/Fap pilin component~PFAM: Flp/Fap pilin component~SPTR: Flp/Fap pilin component), whose translation is MPRIWNWLTRRFMKQEGQALVEYALILALIAIVVIAVLHFLGGSVSNTIGNIANTVNGA
- a CDS encoding peptidase A24A prepilin type IV (PFAM: Type IV leader peptidase family~InterPro IPR000045~KEGG: gob:Gobs_3428 peptidase A24A prepilin type IV~PFAM: Peptidase A24A, prepilin type IV~SPTR: Peptidase A24A prepilin type IV), which codes for MSGVFQWVLWLLGIGLLGALSPWWGATRPRNIVGPTLLAIAVLSGIAKRIGFGWPDLVFLVVLIIVAAIDVDERIIPNRWVVGLLALGIYLHSLEGHWLNAALTAGGTGLFFGLAHVLTRGGLGFGDVKLALAEAWILGYPAIVLGLTVGLITAAVVSLGLLAFRRVTVKSTIPFGPFLAVGGMVGLLAIRPF
- a CDS encoding Protein of unknown function DUF2134, membrane (PFAM: Predicted membrane protein (DUF2134)~InterPro IPR018705~KEGG: sme:SMa1579 hypothetical protein~PFAM: Protein of unknown function DUF2134, membrane~SPTR: Putative uncharacterized protein;~manually curated); the protein is MRNTRRIMKNLFQSLNCLMPKSGQVVPLTVLFLLVLLGLVGLGLTIGSVFFAQQKLQAAVDAAALAGAQEMTTMDINAPNDQANLIIQDDPQAVNPMIVTQSNPPYTVVASAEAKVPGSFAALFGYKTFTIRAKAVATYGPGPAFDYAVFQGDSNLTDPPLTIHGANIIQTAFGQTSAANVHSNNGLVLRGATIVQGACSASSNVVVDGVGGCSGGTSSFVSQIPMPLWSAQVLTNGATQVIGSPSNPTGLTFNGATQFSGNWVVYGNVNIDGAIVGPSSIVAIGGSITIHGAASFGTDINGLGVCLAALPPVSSPNVSENITIRGAHNIIGILYAPTGTISLSGADIVQGAVIGYQVDLGGAGIVQYDPTQVATIPYRQVALIQ